Proteins encoded in a region of the Desulfobaccales bacterium genome:
- a CDS encoding CpsB/CapC family capsule biosynthesis tyrosine phosphatase: protein MIDLHVHILPGLDDGPASWEGALEMARLAVADGITTVTATPHLFARRLVEMDRLNPAARILAKAEELRTRLKEAEIPLEVAVGCEAPLCPEMLELLRDGRLLTVNDQGRYLCLEMPDTAIPPATEDICFELLSRGLTPILAHPERHPLFREKPERLLRLLNQGCLAQVTAGSITGDFGWWVSRFTKKLLKAGRVAVVASDAHDSRRRPPKLSRAAATLRRWLGEAQAQALVLDNPRKILAGEPLT from the coding sequence ATGATTGATCTGCATGTGCACATCCTCCCCGGGCTGGACGACGGCCCCGCCAGTTGGGAGGGGGCCCTGGAGATGGCCCGGCTGGCGGTGGCGGACGGCATCACCACGGTGACCGCCACCCCGCACCTCTTTGCCCGGCGGCTGGTGGAGATGGACCGCCTCAACCCGGCGGCGCGCATCCTGGCCAAGGCGGAGGAATTGCGCACCCGGCTTAAGGAAGCCGAAATCCCTTTGGAAGTGGCGGTGGGCTGCGAGGCGCCCTTATGCCCGGAGATGCTGGAGCTCCTTCGGGATGGGCGGCTGCTGACGGTGAACGATCAGGGGCGCTACCTCTGCCTGGAGATGCCGGATACCGCCATCCCGCCGGCCACCGAGGACATCTGCTTCGAGCTCCTCTCCCGGGGGCTCACCCCCATTCTCGCCCATCCGGAGCGCCATCCCCTGTTCCGGGAAAAGCCGGAGCGCCTCCTCAGGTTGCTTAACCAGGGCTGCCTGGCCCAGGTGACCGCCGGGAGCATCACCGGGGATTTTGGCTGGTGGGTGTCCCGGTTTACCAAGAAGCTGCTCAAGGCGGGGCGGGTGGCGGTGGTGGCCAGCGATGCCCACGACAGCCGCCGGCGGCCGCCGAAGCTCTCCCGGGCGGCGGCCACACTCCGGCGCTGGCTGGGGGAGGCCCAGGCTCAAGCTCTGGTCCTCGACAACCCCCGCAAGATTCTGGCCGGCGAGCCGCTGACCTGA